A genomic region of Rhodococcus pyridinivorans contains the following coding sequences:
- the rsgA gene encoding ribosome small subunit-dependent GTPase A: MTVASDTLDLGRMERLLALAWDSGAQPVVALTKVDIATEAVFEQVAVVAPGASVVEVCAPNRSGLNELREVLHGTVVFVGASGAGKSTLVNALCGRDIQATAPVRQGDGKGRHTTTDREMFPLGGGVTLIDTPGLRGIGMWDAGAGIAAAFPEVDELAQYCRFADCAHETEPGCAVLPLSTAATSMPGEWRVIANCDVRTNGSRPGPMPDPGTSGPVRSR; encoded by the coding sequence GTGACGGTCGCATCCGACACCCTCGATCTCGGTCGCATGGAACGTCTGCTGGCGCTGGCCTGGGACAGCGGCGCGCAACCGGTAGTCGCCCTGACGAAGGTCGACATCGCCACCGAAGCGGTATTCGAGCAGGTCGCCGTGGTCGCACCCGGAGCGAGCGTGGTCGAGGTCTGTGCGCCGAATCGATCCGGCCTGAATGAACTGCGCGAGGTGCTCCACGGCACCGTCGTGTTCGTCGGAGCGTCCGGCGCCGGGAAATCGACGCTGGTCAACGCGCTGTGCGGTCGCGACATCCAGGCGACGGCACCGGTGCGCCAGGGCGACGGCAAGGGCCGGCACACCACGACCGATCGGGAGATGTTCCCTTTGGGCGGCGGCGTGACCCTCATCGACACTCCGGGGTTGCGGGGTATCGGGATGTGGGACGCCGGTGCCGGCATCGCCGCCGCCTTCCCCGAGGTCGATGAGCTCGCTCAGTACTGCCGCTTCGCGGACTGTGCGCACGAGACCGAACCGGGATGCGCGGTTCTGCCGCTGTCGACCGCGGCGACCTCGATGCCCGGCGAGTGGAGAGTCATCGCAAACTGCGACGTGAGGACGAATGGATCGCGGCCCGGTCCGATGCCCGATCCCGGCACGAGCGGACCGGTGAGATCAAGGTGA
- a CDS encoding DUF1304 domain-containing protein, giving the protein MIVVAQLAALVAAAVHLMVFVWETILFRRPSIHWGVFRVPAADVPPVRMWAFNVGFYNLFLGSGALAGMILWWTGHETPGRTLVVYTCAFMFLAGMALFASDRMAMSRPRGTGVVGSLCQSVPSLVALVALALA; this is encoded by the coding sequence ATGATCGTCGTTGCGCAACTCGCGGCCCTGGTCGCTGCCGCGGTGCACCTGATGGTCTTCGTGTGGGAGACGATCCTGTTTCGCCGTCCGAGCATCCACTGGGGCGTGTTCCGCGTCCCCGCTGCGGATGTTCCACCGGTGCGGATGTGGGCGTTCAACGTCGGCTTCTACAACCTCTTCCTCGGATCCGGAGCGCTCGCCGGCATGATCCTGTGGTGGACCGGGCACGAAACCCCGGGCCGCACCCTCGTCGTCTACACGTGCGCGTTCATGTTCCTGGCCGGCATGGCATTGTTCGCCTCGGACCGGATGGCGATGAGCCGTCCACGAGGTACCGGGGTGGTGGGGTCGCTGTGTCAGAGCGTGCCGTCGCTGGTCGCGCTCGTAGCGCTGGCGCTGGCGTAG
- a CDS encoding dihydrofolate reductase family protein has protein sequence MRTLIYDFGVSLDGYINDRDGNIDWTDPDDELHQFHNDRFRRLELSLHGRRMYELMAEYWPHLPEDASPIERDFAELWTTTPKVVFSRTLTEVHWNSRLVSDDAVEEVRRLKAEGDGVMEVGGANLAASLIPHGLIDEYQVFVSPVLLGGGTPMFPPLEKRVDLRLVETRQFTTAVMLRYLAD, from the coding sequence ATGAGAACACTGATCTACGACTTCGGCGTGTCCCTCGACGGTTACATCAACGACCGTGACGGCAATATCGACTGGACCGACCCCGACGACGAACTGCACCAGTTCCACAACGACCGGTTCCGCCGGCTCGAGCTCTCGTTGCACGGCCGGCGGATGTACGAGCTGATGGCCGAGTACTGGCCGCACCTGCCCGAGGACGCCTCGCCCATCGAACGCGACTTCGCCGAGTTGTGGACGACCACGCCCAAGGTCGTCTTCTCCCGCACCCTCACCGAGGTCCACTGGAACAGTCGCCTCGTCAGCGACGACGCGGTGGAGGAGGTGCGCAGGCTCAAGGCCGAGGGAGACGGCGTCATGGAGGTCGGTGGGGCGAACCTCGCCGCGTCGCTGATCCCACACGGTCTCATCGACGAGTACCAGGTGTTCGTCTCACCCGTCCTGCTCGGTGGTGGCACACCGATGTTCCCGCCCCTGGAGAAGCGCGTGGATCTGCGCCTGGTCGAGACCCGACAGTTCACCACCGCCGTGATGCTGCGCTACCTCGCCGACTGA
- a CDS encoding MerR family transcriptional regulator has protein sequence MRISDLAQAAGTTVRAVRHYHRLGLMPEPPRAPNGYRDYELADLVRLLRIRWLAQSGVPLGAVATVLGGHFTDGSDRDAESDLTADLESLLEAADNQIRTLQVKREALAAILERHRVGDRLSPLPSPIVDAFDELIDGEDDPHTRTLFVRERDSWEMLALSGQASPEYLDAMRTLLDDPEQRHAMVAVYRRFGALAGQDPTAAADEVSAVIDGMTALLDDIPIMAEVLGSWAAEAATTLESNTEVLAEFLPDPAQQAVAIGFVRRVAAQSGPQQDGARA, from the coding sequence ATGAGGATCAGCGACTTGGCCCAGGCCGCGGGAACCACCGTTCGCGCCGTTCGGCACTACCACCGGCTCGGGCTCATGCCCGAACCCCCACGGGCACCCAACGGATACCGGGACTACGAACTCGCCGACCTGGTGCGTCTGCTGCGCATCCGCTGGCTCGCCCAGTCGGGTGTTCCACTGGGTGCGGTGGCAACCGTCCTCGGCGGCCACTTCACCGACGGCAGCGACCGAGATGCCGAGTCCGATCTCACCGCAGACCTCGAATCGCTGCTCGAGGCGGCAGACAATCAGATCCGGACGCTGCAGGTCAAACGTGAGGCACTCGCCGCGATTCTCGAGCGTCACCGCGTCGGCGACCGGCTCTCGCCCCTGCCGTCACCGATCGTCGACGCGTTCGACGAACTCATCGACGGCGAGGACGACCCGCACACCCGGACGCTGTTCGTCCGCGAACGCGACAGCTGGGAGATGCTCGCACTCTCCGGGCAGGCATCACCGGAGTATCTCGACGCCATGCGAACCCTGCTCGACGACCCCGAACAACGGCACGCCATGGTCGCCGTCTACCGACGCTTCGGTGCACTTGCCGGACAAGATCCCACCGCGGCAGCCGACGAGGTCAGCGCCGTCATCGACGGCATGACCGCCTTGCTCGACGACATCCCGATCATGGCGGAGGTGCTCGGTTCGTGGGCAGCCGAGGCGGCAACTACCCTCGAATCGAACACCGAGGTGCTCGCCGAGTTCCTTCCGGACCCGGCCCAGCAGGCCGTCGCGATCGGGTTCGTCCGGCGCGTCGCCGCACAGTCGGGACCGCAGCAGGACGGAGCGCGGGCATGA
- a CDS encoding helix-turn-helix transcriptional regulator, producing the protein MLEVRAERLRREILEFAGTGVGVTALHQRAIELVDRTVRSDLTCWALFDPLTLAFGSMTSGRNRIPGEYEPLLAESECGGHDPATFADIARSGRTVVRASDLPSTEVAHSLRNAAVWRPLGLDREVRVVFTVDGLCWGAAGFVRSGPDFTDRELEFLTMTAPAVAVATRVAAVHTLHARPGADPGPAVIVTDPAGKPVASTVAARIWEDRLAGPVRLALLLRAATFGARASTTGVFRARIRNDGGGWIVVRAAPLSADGDEARTAVTIEPAADSELTDMLFAAYALTARECEVCTDVLNGLSTAEIARHRGITPNTVHDHLKSVYAKTGAGSRAELVARLAGRQMPRPSLSPPYTPTIRSAH; encoded by the coding sequence ATGCTCGAAGTGCGGGCGGAGCGCCTACGCCGCGAGATCCTGGAGTTCGCGGGCACCGGCGTCGGCGTCACCGCACTGCACCAGCGTGCCATCGAACTGGTCGATCGCACCGTACGCAGCGACTTGACGTGCTGGGCACTGTTCGATCCCCTGACCCTGGCGTTCGGTTCGATGACCAGTGGGCGCAACCGCATTCCCGGTGAGTACGAGCCACTGCTCGCGGAATCGGAATGCGGTGGACACGATCCCGCAACCTTCGCAGACATCGCCCGCAGTGGACGAACAGTGGTGCGGGCCTCGGATCTACCGTCGACCGAAGTCGCCCACAGCCTCCGGAACGCTGCGGTATGGCGTCCACTCGGACTCGACCGCGAGGTGCGAGTCGTCTTCACAGTGGACGGGTTGTGTTGGGGAGCGGCGGGTTTCGTCCGCTCGGGTCCGGACTTCACGGATCGGGAACTGGAGTTCCTGACAATGACCGCACCGGCGGTGGCGGTTGCGACCCGGGTGGCCGCCGTCCATACCCTGCACGCACGCCCCGGAGCCGATCCCGGTCCTGCCGTGATCGTGACGGATCCCGCGGGTAAGCCGGTCGCATCGACGGTCGCGGCGCGGATCTGGGAGGATCGGCTCGCCGGTCCGGTGCGACTGGCGCTGCTGTTGCGGGCGGCAACATTCGGGGCTCGGGCGAGTACGACCGGGGTGTTCCGGGCACGTATCCGCAACGATGGCGGAGGCTGGATCGTCGTCCGTGCGGCGCCGTTGAGCGCCGACGGCGACGAGGCCCGCACGGCGGTCACGATCGAACCCGCGGCCGACAGTGAACTCACAGACATGCTGTTCGCCGCGTACGCGCTGACCGCCCGCGAGTGCGAAGTGTGCACCGACGTGCTGAACGGACTGTCGACGGCCGAGATCGCTCGGCACCGGGGCATCACGCCGAACACGGTGCACGACCATCTCAAATCCGTCTATGCGAAGACGGGGGCGGGTAGTCGCGCGGAACTCGTCGCTCGGTTGGCCGGCCGGCAGATGCCCCGACCGTCCCTGTCGCCCCCATACACGCCGACGATCAGGTCCGCGCACTGA
- a CDS encoding PadR family transcriptional regulator: MSLRFAILTALVERDSTGLELTRRFDRSIGYFWPATHQQIYRELDRMRAGDLIREVPTDGKPGRGQPRRFTITADGRRLLRGWISEIEDPDVVRSGVSVRLRAAAALDDPDAARPALEHQRAYRTAMLEQYRAIEQRDFVEVRGDARSTLQHLVLRLGILLEETWLTWLDEALDTIDRLDPTPDSSADRSGTVP, encoded by the coding sequence GTGTCTCTCAGGTTCGCCATCCTCACCGCACTGGTCGAGCGCGACAGCACCGGACTGGAACTGACGCGGCGCTTCGACCGGTCGATCGGGTACTTCTGGCCCGCGACCCACCAGCAGATCTACCGAGAACTGGACCGGATGCGGGCGGGCGACCTGATCCGTGAAGTCCCGACGGACGGAAAACCCGGTCGCGGTCAGCCCCGACGTTTCACCATCACAGCGGACGGTCGCCGACTGCTGCGCGGCTGGATCTCCGAGATCGAGGATCCGGACGTGGTGCGCTCCGGTGTCTCCGTGCGCCTGCGCGCGGCCGCGGCGCTCGACGATCCCGACGCCGCGCGTCCCGCGCTGGAACATCAACGCGCCTACCGGACGGCGATGCTCGAGCAGTATCGTGCCATCGAGCAACGCGACTTCGTCGAGGTCCGGGGCGACGCGCGGAGCACCCTGCAACATCTCGTGCTCCGCCTCGGCATCCTCCTCGAAGAAACGTGGCTGACCTGGCTGGACGAGGCGCTCGACACGATCGACCGGCTCGACCCGACACCGGATTCCTCCGCCGACCGCAGCGGAACGGTCCCGTAG
- a CDS encoding NAD(P)H-dependent flavin oxidoreductase, whose amino-acid sequence MTLPPILSGPLSLPLVASPMFIASGPELVSAQCQAGVVGSFPALNARPQSMLVDWLQQITESNADYAVRHPEEYVAPFAVNQIVHRSNERLEQDLEVIVEHRVPIVITSLGAREEVNEAVHSYGGIVLHDVISNEFAHKAIDKGADGIVAVAAGAGGHAGTQSPFALLQEIRRWFDGPLLLSGSIAHGRSILAAQAAGADLAYAGTAFLATEEARSADDYKNMIVDSTAKDIVYSNLFTGVHGNYLRGSIVAAGLDPDDLPESDPSAMNFGSGGNTGAKAWRDIWGAGQGLGAIESVVPARELVQRLRDEYELAWTSLERRRVAMIDAG is encoded by the coding sequence ATGACGCTGCCACCGATCCTGTCCGGCCCGCTGAGCCTGCCCCTGGTCGCTTCCCCGATGTTCATCGCGTCGGGACCGGAACTGGTGTCCGCCCAGTGCCAGGCCGGAGTCGTCGGGTCGTTCCCGGCACTCAACGCCCGTCCCCAGTCGATGCTTGTCGACTGGCTGCAGCAGATCACCGAGAGCAACGCCGACTACGCGGTGCGCCACCCCGAGGAGTACGTCGCGCCGTTCGCCGTCAACCAGATCGTGCACCGCTCCAACGAGCGACTCGAGCAGGACCTCGAGGTGATCGTCGAGCATCGGGTCCCCATTGTGATCACCTCGCTCGGTGCCCGAGAGGAGGTCAACGAGGCTGTTCACTCCTACGGCGGCATCGTCCTCCACGACGTGATCTCGAACGAGTTCGCGCACAAGGCGATCGACAAGGGCGCGGACGGCATCGTCGCCGTCGCCGCAGGCGCCGGCGGCCACGCCGGGACGCAGTCACCGTTCGCATTGCTCCAGGAGATCCGCCGGTGGTTCGACGGCCCCCTGCTGCTGTCCGGCTCCATCGCCCACGGCCGCTCGATCCTCGCTGCCCAGGCCGCCGGTGCCGACCTCGCCTACGCCGGCACAGCCTTCCTCGCCACCGAGGAGGCCCGCAGCGCCGACGACTACAAGAACATGATCGTCGACAGCACCGCCAAGGACATCGTCTACAGCAACCTGTTCACCGGCGTGCACGGCAACTACCTGCGGGGAAGCATCGTCGCCGCCGGACTCGACCCCGACGACCTCCCCGAGTCCGATCCGTCCGCCATGAACTTCGGGTCCGGTGGCAACACCGGCGCCAAGGCCTGGCGCGACATCTGGGGCGCCGGCCAGGGCCTCGGCGCGATCGAGTCCGTCGTCCCCGCCCGCGAGCTCGTCCAACGACTCCGCGACGAGTACGAGCTGGCGTGGACGTCCCTCGAACGACGCCGAGTCGCCATGATCGACGCCGGATAG
- a CDS encoding alpha-hydroxy-acid oxidizing protein, protein MTETAASAPAGPGRERQGVVYRNGALGRRPAVPTSFGDLEHAARRASSKRAWAYVAGGAGEGRTMRNNRRAFDRWAIVPRMAHGVTERDLSTTVAGTSLSSPLLLAPIGAGALMAADSDLAIARAAAATGVPYIFSNQGCNSMEDCAAAMGSASRWFQLYWSSDEDLVDSLLRRAEAAGAEAVVVTLDTTMLGWRPQDLNLGSLPFARGEGIAQYTSDPRFLDIVRQRIDAARDTLTERPDVTFGAIRTLLSMTRNHPGRFLDNLRSPVPRAAAETFLDIYSNPGLSWEHLATLRDRTRLPIVLKGILHPDDARRAVDLDVDALVVSNHGGRQVDGSIASLDALLDIRAAIGREPTVLLDSGIRSGADVFVALALGADAVLLGRPYMYGLAIAGRQGVEEVVRNVIAEFDLTMALTGARSVADIDERFVRPNPSF, encoded by the coding sequence GTGACCGAAACCGCCGCATCTGCACCCGCCGGCCCCGGCCGCGAACGTCAGGGGGTCGTGTACCGCAACGGCGCGCTGGGCCGGCGTCCGGCCGTCCCGACGTCCTTCGGCGACCTCGAACACGCCGCGCGACGCGCGAGTTCGAAGCGGGCCTGGGCGTATGTCGCGGGCGGCGCCGGCGAGGGACGCACGATGCGCAACAATCGGCGTGCGTTCGACCGATGGGCGATCGTCCCGCGCATGGCCCACGGAGTCACCGAACGCGACCTGAGTACGACCGTGGCAGGCACGTCGCTGTCCTCACCGCTGTTGCTGGCACCGATCGGCGCGGGAGCATTGATGGCCGCGGACAGCGACCTGGCGATCGCGCGGGCGGCCGCCGCGACCGGCGTGCCGTACATCTTCTCCAATCAGGGCTGCAATTCCATGGAGGACTGCGCTGCCGCAATGGGCTCCGCGTCCCGCTGGTTCCAGCTGTACTGGAGTTCCGACGAGGATCTCGTCGACAGCCTGCTGCGGCGGGCCGAAGCGGCGGGCGCCGAGGCCGTCGTTGTCACCCTCGACACGACGATGCTGGGATGGCGTCCGCAGGACCTGAATCTCGGGTCGTTGCCGTTCGCACGCGGCGAGGGCATCGCCCAGTACACCTCGGATCCCCGCTTCCTCGACATCGTCCGGCAGCGGATCGACGCCGCCCGCGACACGCTGACGGAGCGACCCGATGTCACGTTCGGCGCGATCCGCACACTGCTGTCGATGACCCGCAACCATCCGGGTCGATTCCTCGACAATCTCCGCTCCCCCGTACCGCGCGCCGCCGCGGAGACCTTCCTCGACATCTACTCCAATCCGGGACTGAGCTGGGAGCATCTGGCGACGTTGCGGGATCGGACGCGACTTCCCATCGTACTCAAGGGAATTCTGCATCCGGACGACGCGCGTCGCGCCGTCGACCTCGACGTCGACGCCCTCGTCGTGTCGAACCACGGTGGACGCCAGGTCGACGGATCGATCGCCTCACTCGATGCTCTGCTCGACATCCGTGCCGCGATCGGCCGGGAGCCGACCGTGTTGCTGGACAGCGGGATCCGAAGCGGCGCCGATGTCTTCGTCGCGCTCGCGCTCGGCGCGGACGCCGTACTCCTCGGCCGGCCCTACATGTACGGACTGGCGATCGCGGGTCGGCAGGGCGTCGAGGAGGTGGTCCGCAACGTGATCGCCGAGTTCGACCTCACCATGGCATTGACCGGTGCCCGTTCGGTCGCCGATATCGACGAACGGTTCGTCCGGCCGAATCCCTCCTTCTGA
- a CDS encoding class I SAM-dependent methyltransferase has product MTEDGQVAPWDDIYRGVAEGFSGPVPWNIGEPQPEIARLIDEGGFRSDVLDAGCGHAETSLRLAAQGYTVIGLDLSPTAIEAARAAAAERGLTTATFQVADISSFTGFDGWFATIVDSTLFHSLPVDRRRAYLSAVTRAAAPNASFFVLAFSKDAFPEEGQGPNPVTDDELRDVVAEFWTVDDVRPAFIHAFLGDEEAAAWQRDDRGRSMLPAWLLSAHRD; this is encoded by the coding sequence ATGACCGAGGACGGCCAGGTTGCACCGTGGGACGACATCTACCGGGGCGTCGCCGAAGGGTTTTCGGGCCCCGTACCCTGGAACATCGGCGAACCCCAGCCCGAGATCGCCCGATTGATCGACGAGGGCGGATTCCGCAGCGACGTGCTGGACGCAGGCTGTGGGCATGCCGAGACCTCCCTCCGTCTGGCGGCACAGGGATACACCGTGATCGGTCTCGATCTGTCGCCCACAGCCATCGAGGCCGCTCGGGCCGCGGCGGCGGAGCGGGGACTGACGACCGCGACCTTCCAGGTGGCCGACATCAGCTCGTTCACGGGTTTCGACGGCTGGTTCGCGACGATCGTCGACAGCACCCTGTTCCATTCGCTGCCCGTGGACCGGCGCCGTGCCTACCTGAGCGCCGTCACCCGTGCCGCTGCTCCGAACGCGTCCTTCTTCGTCCTTGCCTTTTCGAAGGACGCCTTCCCCGAAGAGGGCCAGGGACCCAATCCCGTGACGGACGACGAGCTACGCGACGTGGTTGCCGAGTTCTGGACCGTTGACGACGTGCGGCCGGCCTTCATCCACGCATTTCTCGGCGACGAAGAGGCTGCCGCGTGGCAACGCGACGACAGGGGCCGTTCGATGCTCCCGGCCTGGCTGCTGTCGGCCCACCGCGATTGA
- a CDS encoding oxygenase MpaB family protein produces the protein MTSRRPRVCRRYADPARLPATRADLEAYVDEQRHWLSLSLAAAEVTHALRKPNLWGNPVKVFTFVVVQDDMLSLLPEWARLMYGIEGRPMNLGAAARTTKRLIGIARKNESYDRMVAEVTTRIDETPYRKMRARKA, from the coding sequence GTGACTTCGCGACGACCACGCGTTTGTCGCCGATACGCAGACCCGGCCCGTCTTCCCGCCACCCGCGCCGACCTCGAGGCGTACGTCGACGAGCAGCGCCACTGGTTGTCGCTGTCGCTCGCCGCCGCCGAGGTGACGCACGCGCTCCGGAAGCCGAACCTGTGGGGCAATCCGGTGAAGGTGTTCACCTTCGTCGTCGTGCAGGACGACATGTTGTCGCTGCTACCGGAGTGGGCGCGCCTGATGTACGGCATCGAGGGCCGCCCGATGAACCTGGGCGCCGCCGCGCGCACCACCAAGCGGCTCATCGGCATCGCCCGCAAGAACGAGTCGTACGACAGGATGGTCGCCGAGGTCACCACGCGCATCGACGAGACCCCGTACCGCAAGATGCGTGCGCGCAAGGCCTGA
- a CDS encoding pirin family protein: MPAVTVDNVLALPRVEEPAPEALSRPVLSVTIAPRGFEGEGFPVRRAFAGIETKYLDPFIHMDQMGEVNYAPGEPKGTPWHPHRGFETVTYMIDGIMQHRDSHGGGGTIGGGDTQWMTAGSGILHIEAPPEHLVVSGGLFHGVQLWVNLPKAEKFVAPRYQDIGGGEVALLSSADGGALIRVIAGELDGHRGPGSTHTPITLLHATVAPGASVTLPWNPEFNALTYVLAGDGAVGPEHRPIRTGQTAVFGRGESLTISAAATQDSRTDALEVFVLGGKPIRERVVMAGPFVMNTRTEIIEAMEDFQAGRFGSIPAVRPSDENA; encoded by the coding sequence GTGCCTGCCGTAACCGTCGACAACGTTCTCGCTCTTCCTCGCGTCGAAGAGCCCGCACCCGAAGCGCTCTCGCGCCCCGTCCTGTCCGTGACCATTGCACCGCGCGGCTTCGAAGGCGAAGGCTTCCCGGTCCGCCGTGCGTTCGCGGGCATCGAGACGAAGTACCTCGATCCTTTCATCCACATGGATCAGATGGGTGAGGTGAACTACGCGCCCGGCGAACCGAAGGGCACCCCCTGGCATCCACACCGCGGTTTCGAGACCGTCACCTACATGATCGACGGCATCATGCAGCACCGCGACTCCCACGGAGGCGGCGGCACGATCGGTGGCGGCGACACCCAGTGGATGACCGCCGGCAGCGGCATTCTGCACATCGAAGCACCACCGGAACATCTCGTGGTCAGCGGTGGACTGTTCCACGGCGTGCAGCTGTGGGTGAACCTGCCCAAGGCCGAGAAGTTCGTCGCCCCGCGGTATCAGGACATCGGCGGCGGCGAGGTCGCCCTGCTGTCCTCGGCCGACGGCGGCGCGCTCATCCGGGTGATCGCCGGAGAACTCGACGGGCACCGTGGCCCCGGTTCGACGCACACACCGATCACCCTGCTGCACGCGACCGTGGCGCCGGGAGCAAGCGTCACCCTACCGTGGAACCCCGAATTCAACGCCCTGACATACGTGCTCGCCGGTGATGGCGCGGTCGGACCGGAACACCGCCCGATCCGGACCGGACAGACCGCCGTCTTCGGTAGGGGTGAAAGCCTGACCATCTCTGCTGCCGCGACACAGGATTCGCGCACCGACGCCCTCGAGGTGTTCGTGCTCGGTGGCAAGCCGATTCGTGAACGCGTCGTCATGGCGGGGCCGTTCGTCATGAACACCCGCACCGAGATCATCGAGGCGATGGAGGACTTCCAGGCCGGGCGATTCGGCTCCATTCCCGCCGTGCGCCCGTCGGACGAAAATGCCTAG
- a CDS encoding glycoside hydrolase family 19 protein: MSVSSLRRFRAAVAAAAVLTAALGVGTSVAHADTAPTTPAPTRFQEPRGLLRALDFDALAADGWTVTDDEEEAESAEATEVVELVAETTPAPLPAVTPEELTRIVPGIPAEKVEQFIAPLNDAMARSGIDNPVRQAAFIAQLAVESDSFRTFEEYASGRAYEGRVDLGNTHPGDGERYKGRGAIQITGRHNYEKVSEHIGVDFVAHPELLAAPENAFTTAAWYWTSRNLNEIADTAGIVRVSELVNGGHHALGRRIDEFERGLDVLLQP; the protein is encoded by the coding sequence TTGTCCGTTTCATCATTGCGCCGTTTCCGTGCCGCGGTCGCCGCCGCGGCCGTCCTCACCGCCGCGCTCGGCGTCGGTACCTCCGTCGCCCACGCCGACACCGCACCCACCACCCCTGCACCTACCCGTTTCCAGGAGCCCCGCGGCCTGCTCCGGGCGCTCGACTTCGACGCCCTGGCCGCCGACGGCTGGACCGTGACCGACGACGAGGAAGAGGCCGAATCCGCAGAGGCGACCGAGGTGGTCGAACTCGTCGCCGAGACGACTCCTGCGCCGCTCCCCGCCGTCACACCCGAGGAACTGACCCGCATCGTGCCGGGCATCCCGGCGGAGAAGGTCGAGCAGTTCATCGCGCCGCTGAACGACGCGATGGCGCGCAGCGGCATCGACAACCCGGTCCGTCAGGCGGCGTTCATCGCCCAGCTGGCCGTCGAATCGGACTCCTTCCGCACCTTCGAGGAGTACGCGTCCGGTCGCGCATACGAGGGTCGCGTCGATCTCGGAAACACCCATCCCGGCGACGGTGAGCGCTACAAGGGTCGCGGCGCGATCCAGATCACGGGCCGTCACAACTATGAGAAGGTCAGCGAGCACATCGGCGTCGACTTCGTCGCGCACCCCGAGCTGCTCGCCGCGCCGGAGAACGCCTTCACCACCGCCGCCTGGTACTGGACGTCGCGCAACCTCAACGAGATCGCGGACACCGCAGGGATCGTCCGTGTGTCCGAGCTGGTCAACGGCGGTCACCATGCCCTCGGTCGCCGCATCGACGAGTTCGAGCGTGGTCTGGACGTGCTGCTCCAGCCGTAA